From a region of the Manduca sexta isolate Smith_Timp_Sample1 chromosome 19, JHU_Msex_v1.0, whole genome shotgun sequence genome:
- the LOC115446179 gene encoding GILT-like protein 1 — translation MAHFFVYIACFVFALNSATADQDKIKITIGTTAGCSNTAKFINEQLVHTYKQYKDNLEIEFVPWGRTVRDVTGALSCQYGKKDCWANRLQRCVLNLLKDTTAQLNYMQCEFSRPFPSYVQNNYRCARTAGVYKPALQCMNRGFAELDRAAEEKARLPMQLINYVPSISINDIHDSGVHNAAIAGLSEFIKKELNAQILPKPTTIAY, via the coding sequence ATGGCGCACTTCTTCGTTTACATCGCGTGCTTCGTCTTCGCTTTAAATTCGGCCACTGCCGATCAAGATAAGATCAAGATCACCATCGGAACAACAGCTGGTTGCAGCAATACAGCAAAGTTCATCAACGAACAACTAGTACACACTTACAAACAATACAAAGACAATTTGGAGATAGAATTCGTGCCGTGGGGTCGAACGGTGAGGGATGTAACCGGAGCGTTGTCCTGCCAGTACGGGAAGAAAGACTGCTGGGCTAACAGGCTTCAGAGATGCGTCTTGAATTTGCTGAAGGACACTACCGCTCAACTGAACTACATGCAGTGTGAGTTCTCCAGACCTTTCCCTTCATACGTGCAAAACAACTATCGCTGTGCTAGGACGGCTGGCGTATACAAACCTGCGCTGCAATGTATGAATAGAGGTTTTGCGGAACTAGACCGGGCTGCGGAGGAAAAAGCTAGACTTCCTATGCAACTCATCAACTACGTTCCATCGATCTCGATCAATGACATCCACGACTCCGGCGTTCATAATGCAGCTATAGCTGGATTGTcagaatttatcaaaaaagaATTGAATGCTCAGATTCTTCCAAAACCTACTACAATTGCTTACTAG